A window of the Serratia sarumanii genome harbors these coding sequences:
- a CDS encoding DNA-binding protein — MMNSIVFKSQSDLDAERNVQDFIFFCREKLTVFGVDLQWNASIWKGVAVFRKIDKAKGDSFLDENFMDFSKSYVRYMQALSPAKKTGAKIMALKCLEKALLQVCKNAHVYNVSTIVLDEALQIASNYYKNEVLYKCGYELERLACFLSENHFVKFGYLGWVNPIKLKNKKSYLPEKEDENRRNKLPDEQALLAVANIFSQKDEVLSSRDLFTTSVCALLMCSPSRVSEILALPADCEITRKDKNGVGRYGLRYYAAKGGGATIKWIPDVMVPVAKKAISRLRVLSDNARSLARWYECSPGKFYRHSLCPNVNENEPLDAIQVCQALGYLLSDKKQCINKIKRISLDGGISFLNPADGHYTLRTLWKMITDLLPEDFPWFDKEKSVKYSNALCLLNLNQLNESKLENSYVLYKPTYALFYNDICKSKKSVSGMKNIFERYNYFDASGEAFYLRSHQPRHLLNTLAHLGDMSDLDIAKWSGRVSILQNRDYDHTSQEEILEKIGLMRLGNHRYCNQKEEQSNTHDDVEGFVKPEHGAIHLTPHGYCIHNYLIPPCSKLTEAGSYITSDYDKMTMQERDEIIKKQRTLHQLAKKAMDEGFYGADKWVSFHNNLLSALEKYTI; from the coding sequence ATGATGAATAGTATTGTTTTTAAGTCTCAATCTGATTTAGATGCAGAAAGAAACGTCCAGGATTTCATTTTTTTCTGCCGTGAAAAATTAACAGTTTTCGGCGTGGATCTACAATGGAATGCCTCTATCTGGAAAGGTGTCGCTGTTTTTAGGAAGATAGATAAAGCTAAAGGTGATTCTTTCTTAGATGAAAACTTTATGGATTTCTCTAAAAGCTATGTCCGATACATGCAAGCTTTAAGTCCAGCTAAAAAAACAGGAGCAAAAATTATGGCGCTGAAGTGTCTTGAGAAAGCTCTTTTACAAGTCTGTAAAAATGCACATGTATATAATGTTTCTACCATAGTTCTGGATGAGGCTTTGCAGATAGCCAGTAATTATTATAAGAATGAGGTGCTTTATAAGTGTGGTTATGAGCTTGAAAGATTGGCTTGTTTTTTATCTGAAAATCATTTTGTTAAATTTGGCTATCTGGGTTGGGTCAACCCTATCAAGCTGAAAAATAAAAAAAGCTATCTTCCAGAAAAAGAAGATGAAAACAGGAGAAATAAGCTTCCTGATGAGCAGGCTTTACTTGCTGTCGCTAATATTTTCTCTCAAAAAGATGAAGTTCTCAGCTCAAGAGATCTGTTTACAACATCTGTTTGTGCTTTATTAATGTGCTCACCTAGCCGAGTCTCAGAGATTTTAGCTTTACCTGCTGACTGTGAAATCACGAGGAAAGATAAAAATGGCGTGGGGCGCTACGGGCTTCGTTATTATGCAGCAAAAGGTGGTGGTGCGACTATCAAGTGGATACCTGACGTTATGGTACCTGTTGCCAAGAAAGCGATTAGCAGGCTGCGTGTCCTTTCGGACAATGCCCGCTCTCTTGCTCGATGGTATGAATGCTCACCTGGTAAGTTTTACAGACACTCGCTTTGTCCTAACGTGAATGAAAACGAACCACTCGATGCTATTCAAGTATGCCAGGCTCTTGGTTATCTGCTTAGTGATAAGAAACAATGCATCAATAAGATAAAACGAATCAGTCTGGATGGCGGAATTTCTTTCTTGAATCCGGCAGACGGACATTACACTTTGAGAACACTATGGAAAATGATAACTGACTTATTACCTGAGGATTTCCCTTGGTTCGATAAAGAAAAATCCGTGAAATACAGCAATGCTCTGTGCTTATTGAATCTTAATCAATTAAATGAATCTAAATTAGAAAATAGTTACGTTCTTTACAAACCTACTTACGCCTTATTTTATAATGATATATGTAAATCCAAAAAATCAGTTTCAGGAATGAAAAACATATTTGAACGTTATAATTATTTTGATGCTTCAGGTGAAGCATTTTATTTGCGATCTCATCAGCCAAGACATCTTTTAAATACACTGGCACATTTAGGTGATATGTCTGATTTGGATATTGCCAAATGGTCTGGAAGAGTCAGTATTTTGCAAAATAGAGACTACGATCATACTTCACAAGAGGAAATTCTTGAGAAAATTGGGTTGATGAGGCTGGGAAACCATCGCTATTGCAATCAAAAAGAAGAACAGTCCAATACTCATGACGATGTTGAAGGATTTGTCAAACCAGAGCATGGCGCGATTCATTTAACACCTCATGGTTATTGTATCCATAATTATTTAATTCCACCTTGTAGTAAATTAACTGAAGCTGGGAGTTATATTACGTCAGACTATGACAAAATGACTATGCAAGAGCGCGACGAAATAATAAAAAAACAACGTACACTACATCAATTAGCAAAAAAGGCTATGGATGAGGGTTTTTACGGGGCTGATAAATGGGTTTCATTTCATAATAATTTATTGTCAGCTCTGGAGAAATATACAATATAA
- a CDS encoding tyrosine-type recombinase/integrase — protein MKKYSVNSFVFKNGERFCHVVNKFTGEPIYYPNLYLITQVRNQSNSINTMQSIAGGLVLLQNFFSFFSINIEERILKLEFLSFDEITSLLDYMSKSFKKGKVISTYVKGPTKYFRFMVICDYIKWLCNVILSSSNHKNVGAEINSFINNLKNERPSNTDRYQKNISDKTLTQRQIDLIFHILKPGGMENPFSLEVQSRNRLIILLLYSLGLRAGELLNLRISDIDLCHSTIAIRRRADDKSDPRLYQPLVKTCERKLPIGDVLMKEIYKFITGDRNKVRNSKGNDFLFITNKSGKTVGMPLSKSAYHKIIKIISKSHAELNELSGHMLRHTWNYDFSKNIDEMDERFSEEREAKIRSYIMGWCPGSEMAKIYNRRHIEEESYKTSLSFQNKMMEKFINE, from the coding sequence ATGAAAAAATATTCTGTAAATTCATTTGTTTTTAAGAATGGCGAAAGGTTTTGCCATGTGGTGAATAAATTTACTGGGGAGCCAATTTATTACCCTAATCTTTACTTAATTACACAGGTAAGGAACCAATCAAACTCCATCAATACTATGCAATCAATAGCTGGTGGATTGGTTTTACTTCAAAACTTTTTTTCTTTCTTTTCAATAAATATTGAAGAAAGGATACTAAAATTGGAGTTTTTGAGTTTTGATGAAATAACTTCCCTTTTAGATTACATGTCGAAGAGTTTTAAAAAAGGCAAGGTGATTTCTACTTATGTAAAGGGACCTACTAAATATTTCAGGTTTATGGTTATCTGTGATTATATTAAATGGCTTTGCAATGTTATTTTATCTTCATCAAATCATAAAAATGTAGGGGCTGAAATAAATTCATTTATAAATAACTTAAAAAATGAAAGACCGTCTAATACAGACAGATATCAAAAAAACATATCAGATAAGACTCTAACTCAAAGACAGATTGATCTTATTTTTCATATTTTAAAACCAGGTGGAATGGAAAATCCATTTTCGCTCGAAGTTCAGAGTCGTAATCGACTAATTATCCTTTTACTCTATTCACTTGGACTCAGAGCAGGGGAGCTTTTGAATCTCAGGATTAGTGATATCGATCTTTGCCATTCTACAATTGCAATTAGAAGGCGAGCTGATGATAAATCTGATCCGCGATTGTATCAACCCCTTGTCAAGACATGTGAAAGGAAACTCCCTATAGGTGATGTGTTGATGAAAGAAATCTATAAATTTATTACTGGCGATAGAAACAAAGTAAGAAATTCTAAAGGTAATGATTTCCTTTTTATCACAAATAAATCAGGTAAAACAGTTGGTATGCCTTTATCTAAATCAGCATACCATAAAATCATCAAGATAATTAGTAAATCCCATGCAGAGTTAAATGAGTTGAGCGGTCATATGTTGAGACATACCTGGAATTATGATTTTTCTAAAAATATAGATGAAATGGATGAGCGTTTTTCAGAGGAAAGGGAAGCAAAAATCAGAAGTTATATAATGGGGTGGTGCCCTGGTTCAGAAATGGCAAAGATTTATAACAGGAGACATATTGAAGAAGAATCATATAAAACCTCATTATCTTTTCAAAACAAAATGATGGAGAAATTTATAAATGAATAA
- a CDS encoding DUF6387 family protein, whose amino-acid sequence MKNWTTEHTKEIKKWLDIDTYRKFEDLTLLQLYHELWARTLFFKSYREDFEAKALMGYFEKIFSGNPFLIEEKQLGYMAPDNRLFQPPHFFLTTLERLAELSIIAMQRGTFVWHCDDKYSINGELQEETLYESLPDQFQRTVMLEVDLSSGTDDEIAESLKAALPQWRKYMEIQENPLDSVRFGYGTIKKLINYRIIPMLDILVWTKIKQIRVSDDRLSRLLYTDDDDESQIRLHYHVKDTDRPLALKATSVDFIRQFYYFINKNSHLKNMRVSDTMKLSDSEKS is encoded by the coding sequence GTGAAAAACTGGACAACTGAACATACCAAAGAAATCAAGAAATGGTTAGATATCGACACATATCGTAAGTTCGAAGATCTCACCCTTCTACAGTTATACCACGAGCTGTGGGCCAGAACACTGTTCTTCAAAAGCTACAGGGAGGATTTTGAGGCAAAAGCCCTAATGGGATACTTCGAAAAAATTTTCAGCGGAAATCCATTCTTGATTGAGGAAAAGCAACTTGGCTATATGGCACCGGACAACCGATTGTTTCAACCGCCTCATTTCTTTCTAACTACACTTGAACGACTTGCTGAACTGAGCATCATCGCAATGCAACGGGGCACTTTTGTGTGGCATTGCGATGATAAGTATTCAATCAACGGTGAGCTACAGGAAGAAACTCTCTACGAAAGTTTACCCGACCAATTCCAAAGAACAGTCATGTTAGAAGTTGATCTATCAAGTGGCACAGACGACGAAATTGCGGAATCACTCAAAGCGGCATTACCTCAGTGGCGTAAGTACATGGAAATACAGGAAAACCCTCTGGATTCCGTTCGCTTTGGATATGGAACCATTAAGAAGCTTATCAACTATCGAATCATACCTATGCTCGACATTTTAGTGTGGACAAAGATTAAACAGATTCGTGTATCGGATGATCGCCTGTCTAGGCTGCTTTATACCGATGATGATGATGAAAGTCAGATCAGACTTCACTATCATGTCAAAGATACCGACAGACCACTTGCCCTCAAAGCGACCTCAGTAGACTTCATCAGGCAGTTTTATTACTTCATAAACAAGAATAGTCATTTAAAAAACATGAGAGTTTCAGACACCATGAAACTCTCTGATTCTGAAAAGAGTTAA
- a CDS encoding relaxase/mobilization nuclease domain-containing protein, with protein MKGMQKIKRGKTFNGLISYLLKPASHHKSDPSVVGGNVIESFAEALSAEFNATKLLRSDVSKPVWHNSLRLPAGESLPLQRWKLLADDYMKRMGFSETHLRAYVLHDDKDGQHIHIVASRIDATSGKLYLGKNENLISTRIIQQLELDYSLTRTKGPEAKASSTSPSPKPKRKKTRNETMQEKRTGELCSKTVIQEAIDTLITSKISEEEFVQQLAAQKIKAVPNRASTGRMNGFSFEYNNVSFKASQLGKKYSWKNLEPFIIIDSPTIVNRKTETSSFFVGIDMEDIQLASPEAVSFVVDDKTRGKSYVDVAMRWIETIPWVDKIVNTVKKLRNPLLRAFKQPPKIFSASPLSIDLPSLPSVEKPVKTNIFRLKI; from the coding sequence ATGAAGGGAATGCAAAAAATCAAAAGAGGAAAAACCTTTAATGGCCTTATTTCTTATTTATTAAAACCTGCTTCGCACCACAAATCAGATCCGAGTGTGGTTGGTGGCAATGTGATAGAAAGCTTCGCAGAAGCACTAAGTGCAGAGTTCAACGCTACGAAGCTCCTACGCTCCGATGTAAGTAAACCTGTATGGCACAATTCTCTGCGTCTGCCTGCTGGTGAGAGTCTACCATTACAACGATGGAAGCTGTTAGCCGACGACTATATGAAGCGTATGGGGTTCTCTGAGACGCATCTACGAGCTTATGTTCTGCATGATGATAAAGATGGTCAACATATCCATATAGTAGCAAGCCGCATTGATGCAACATCCGGGAAGCTCTACTTAGGGAAAAATGAGAACCTTATCAGCACCCGTATAATACAGCAGCTTGAACTTGACTATTCACTGACCAGAACAAAAGGGCCGGAGGCTAAAGCATCATCAACCTCGCCCTCTCCTAAACCGAAGCGCAAAAAAACTCGTAATGAAACGATGCAGGAAAAAAGAACTGGTGAGCTATGCTCTAAAACAGTCATACAGGAAGCTATAGATACACTCATAACCAGCAAGATTTCCGAAGAAGAGTTTGTGCAGCAGCTTGCAGCTCAGAAGATAAAAGCTGTTCCTAACAGAGCGTCAACAGGAAGGATGAATGGTTTTTCGTTTGAGTATAACAACGTTTCATTCAAAGCTTCGCAGCTTGGTAAAAAGTATTCATGGAAAAACTTAGAGCCGTTCATCATCATTGATTCCCCGACCATAGTTAACAGAAAAACCGAGACATCTAGTTTTTTCGTTGGAATAGATATGGAAGACATACAGCTTGCCTCACCTGAGGCTGTCTCATTTGTGGTTGATGATAAAACTCGTGGTAAAAGCTATGTTGACGTAGCGATGCGATGGATAGAAACCATTCCCTGGGTAGACAAAATAGTTAACACCGTCAAAAAACTACGTAATCCGTTGTTAAGGGCGTTTAAACAGCCTCCCAAGATTTTTTCTGCTTCACCACTTTCTATAGACCTACCATCTCTTCCGTCTGTTGAAAAACCTGTGAAAACAAACATTTTTAGACTGAAAATTTAG
- a CDS encoding DUF4755 domain-containing protein, which produces MKFFMMKRVMLAIALPVLVAYFGGSKVMSVYWVPLFFISAMLCATAYGKYVVRKNNDATFNYLNENNDGIYIHKFNDCVIRLDKNKQEVFLKNSAGEETYSFNDIKEWRYNITYGGEVAGAGLSSIRENGKTLGQNIADTGLFIRVKDVRKPEWHIRFYPRNDAFNSSNGLNDLKTQLNQWMEIFDQNLNAA; this is translated from the coding sequence ATGAAATTCTTCATGATGAAGCGTGTAATGCTGGCGATTGCACTCCCTGTACTTGTCGCTTATTTCGGTGGAAGTAAGGTCATGTCAGTTTATTGGGTGCCCCTGTTTTTTATCAGTGCGATGCTATGTGCAACAGCTTATGGCAAATATGTCGTCAGGAAAAACAATGATGCTACATTCAATTATCTGAATGAAAATAATGATGGGATCTATATTCATAAATTCAATGACTGCGTGATTCGGTTAGACAAAAATAAACAAGAAGTATTTCTTAAAAATAGCGCAGGAGAAGAAACCTATTCTTTTAATGACATCAAAGAGTGGCGCTACAACATTACCTATGGTGGTGAAGTTGCAGGTGCTGGATTAAGCAGTATCAGAGAGAACGGTAAAACATTAGGTCAAAACATCGCTGATACAGGTCTCTTTATCCGTGTAAAAGACGTGCGTAAACCAGAATGGCATATCCGGTTCTATCCTCGTAATGATGCTTTCAATTCGAGTAATGGGTTAAATGATTTGAAGACGCAGCTCAACCAATGGATGGAGATCTTTGATCAGAATTTAAATGCTGCATAG
- a CDS encoding helix-turn-helix transcriptional regulator, which translates to MNQHSTRLIRLPEVLHRTGYGKAWIYHLINQKRFPPPVKIGARAVAFIESEVEEWIQLTIDNSRNNVA; encoded by the coding sequence ATGAATCAGCACAGCACCCGCCTTATTCGTTTACCAGAAGTTCTGCATCGTACTGGATACGGTAAAGCATGGATCTATCACCTCATCAACCAAAAACGTTTTCCTCCCCCCGTAAAAATAGGTGCTCGTGCCGTTGCTTTCATTGAAAGTGAAGTGGAAGAGTGGATTCAATTAACTATTGATAACTCCAGAAATAATGTGGCCTAA
- a CDS encoding site-specific integrase, with protein MNNSRFLEKHIPLEVKHTGYYFFMDDDKWILDRDSVINTNLVSSVLHPKLIEGYRKTLAFYACKYSPRYAINVNSAMSHFVRIMNPSYIDESTILNYKDTLSNVRVQYLVNLRSFLKKWYSLGYYGVNEKTITLLKAMILKVKESGYVVKQECPQRGPLTDDEHHAFNNALKIAYEVGNITLFDFSITMLVSFTGRRPLQITSLKFKDIIREETIYGEIGQFINFPRIKQGLGFRKSFRKLMVSEYVFNLIKKQAFSSVKIFEGKIGRTLTQEEISEVPVFLSKIDYGYLKNDRNIIEKLSSDIFHASKNIVDYILNKIVKDESVISIRTGEVMKINARRLRYTLGTRLARDGESIDIIAELLDHSSIASAGIYVENLPDNINRINKAVSARLNFFANAFLGKLNDGVVDELKGLLVEKSCSSCINNLKIPCRSCVYFRNYNRVLETKG; from the coding sequence ATGAATAACTCCCGATTTCTTGAGAAACATATACCTTTGGAAGTGAAACATACTGGTTATTATTTTTTCATGGATGATGACAAATGGATTTTAGACAGGGACTCCGTTATTAATACAAATTTGGTATCTTCTGTTCTGCATCCTAAATTGATTGAGGGATACAGGAAAACATTGGCCTTTTATGCCTGCAAGTATAGTCCTCGCTATGCTATAAATGTTAACAGCGCTATGAGCCATTTTGTTAGAATCATGAATCCTTCTTATATTGATGAGTCAACTATTCTGAATTATAAGGATACTCTTTCTAATGTTCGAGTTCAGTATTTAGTTAACCTAAGGTCTTTTTTAAAGAAATGGTACTCATTAGGCTATTATGGTGTTAATGAAAAAACTATAACGCTTTTAAAAGCGATGATCTTAAAAGTCAAAGAATCTGGCTATGTTGTAAAACAGGAATGTCCACAGAGAGGACCATTAACTGATGATGAACATCATGCTTTTAATAATGCACTCAAAATTGCGTATGAGGTTGGCAATATTACGTTATTTGATTTTTCGATAACGATGTTAGTTAGTTTTACCGGAAGAAGGCCATTGCAAATTACTTCTTTAAAATTTAAAGATATAATTCGTGAAGAAACAATCTACGGTGAAATAGGGCAGTTTATAAATTTTCCGAGAATTAAGCAAGGTTTGGGGTTCAGAAAATCTTTTAGAAAACTAATGGTTAGTGAATATGTTTTCAATCTTATTAAAAAGCAGGCTTTTTCTTCGGTAAAAATATTTGAGGGGAAAATTGGAAGGACTCTTACCCAAGAAGAAATAAGCGAAGTTCCTGTATTTCTAAGTAAGATAGATTATGGTTATCTGAAGAACGATAGGAATATCATAGAAAAACTTTCTTCTGATATATTTCATGCTTCTAAAAACATTGTTGATTATATTTTGAATAAGATAGTTAAAGACGAGTCAGTAATATCAATCAGAACTGGTGAAGTCATGAAAATAAATGCACGAAGACTACGCTACACTCTGGGAACAAGGCTTGCCCGTGATGGGGAAAGTATTGATATTATTGCCGAGCTACTTGATCATTCTTCAATAGCAAGTGCAGGTATTTATGTTGAAAATCTACCAGATAATATAAATAGAATAAATAAAGCCGTTTCTGCACGATTGAATTTTTTTGCTAATGCTTTTCTTGGGAAACTTAATGATGGTGTTGTGGATGAGTTGAAAGGATTATTAGTGGAAAAATCTTGTTCATCTTGTATTAACAATCTGAAAATACCATGCCGTAGTTGTGTTTATTTTAGAAACTATAACCGTGTTCTTGAAACTAAAGGATGA